Proteins from one Gossypium raimondii isolate GPD5lz chromosome 8, ASM2569854v1, whole genome shotgun sequence genomic window:
- the LOC105792283 gene encoding tryptophan synthase alpha chain, whose protein sequence is MGISLKSTAAGLFLLKNHNTHSPSRFPSFKPLVSTKRFTPMAAVATSQTLGISETFSKLKNQGKVAFIPYITAGDPDLSTTAEALKVLDSCGSDIIELGVPYSDPLADGPVIQAAATRSLARGTNLNAILSMLKEVAPQLSCPIALFAYYNPILKRGVEKFMSTIRDVGIQGLVVPDVPLEETELLRREALKNKIELVMLTTPTTPTDRMKAIVEAAEGFVYLVSSVGVTGARASVSDRVQTLLTEIKEVTTKPIVVGFGISKPEHVKQVARWGADGVIVGSAIVKVLGEAKSPEEGLKALETFTKSLKSVLP, encoded by the exons ATGGGTATTTCTTTGAAATCTACAGCAGCGGGATTGTTCCTGTTAAAGAACCACAATACCCATTCTCCATCTCGCTTTCCTTCATTCAAACCCTTAGTTTCAACTAAGAGATTCACTCCAATGGCTGCTGTTGCTACTTCTCAAACTCTTGGCATTTCTGAAACCTTCTCTAAACTGAAAAATCAAGGCAAA GTTGCATTCATCCCCTACATCACAGCTGGTGATCCCGACCTTTCAACAACAGCAGAGGCTCTTAAGGTGCTTGATTCATGTGGCTCGGACATAATTGAACTCGGTGTACCATATTCTGATCCGCTGGCTGACGGTCCCGTAATCCAG GCTGCGGCTACGCGTTCTTTGGCAAGAGGAACCAACTTGAATGCAATTCTTTCGATGTTGAAGGAG GTGGCTCCACAGTTATCTTGCCCGATTGCTTTATTTGCATATTACAACCCAATTCTAAAGCGTGGGGTTGAGAAATTTATGTCCACTATAAGGGACGTAGGCATACAAG GACTGGTGGTTCCAGATGTCCCTCTAGAAGAGACCGAACTTTTGAGAAGAGAAGCTCTCAAAAATAAGATTGAACTG GTAATGCTTACAACACCAACTACGCCGACAGACCGAATGAAAGCGATTGTTGAAGCAGCGGAAGGATTTGTGTACCTC GTGAGCTCAGTCGGAGTTACCGGTGCCCGTGCATCTGTTAGCGATCGGGTTCAGACTCTTTTAACTGAAATTAAAGAG GTAACAACCAAGCCTATTGTGGTTGGCTTTGGCATATCGAAACCCGAGCATGTGAAGCAG GTTGCCAGATGGGGAGCTGACGGTGTGATCGTCGGGAGTGCGATTGTGAAGGTGCTGGGTGAAGCTAAGTCTCCTGAGGAAGGATTGAAGGCGTTAGAAACTTTTACCAAATCCTTGAAATCTGTACTTCCTTGA